One Yimella lutea DNA window includes the following coding sequences:
- a CDS encoding GtrA family protein: MNQTPVQRSLWARLVALAPQLMRFGAIGLLGLIVDVGGFNVLRFAGPGGEGVMHEYVLLAKVLSSFAATVVAWTGNRYWTFRQTRREEKHHEFAWFCGVALIGMGIALGCLWVSHYLLGFTSPIADNIAANGVGLVLASGFRFWAYRKHVFNNR; the protein is encoded by the coding sequence GTGAACCAGACCCCCGTGCAGCGCTCGCTCTGGGCTCGCTTGGTGGCGCTCGCACCGCAGCTGATGAGGTTCGGGGCCATCGGCCTGCTCGGGCTCATCGTCGACGTCGGCGGCTTCAACGTGCTGCGCTTCGCCGGACCGGGCGGCGAGGGCGTGATGCACGAATACGTGCTGCTGGCCAAGGTGTTGTCGTCGTTCGCCGCGACGGTCGTCGCCTGGACGGGCAACCGTTACTGGACTTTCCGTCAGACTCGCCGGGAAGAGAAGCACCACGAGTTCGCCTGGTTCTGCGGCGTCGCGCTGATCGGCATGGGCATCGCCCTCGGCTGCCTCTGGGTCTCCCACTACCTGCTGGGCTTCACCTCACCGATCGCCGACAACATCGCCGCCAACGGCGTCGGCCTGGTGCTCGCGTCCGGCTTCCGTTTCTGGGCCTACCGCAAGCACGTGTTCAACAACCGCTGA
- the rpsL gene encoding 30S ribosomal protein S12, which produces MPTINQLVRKGRQDKTTKVTTPALKGSPQRRGVCTRVYTTTPKKPNSALRKVARVKLTSGIEVTAYIPGVGHNLQEHSIVLVRGGRVKDLPGVRYKIIRGALDTQGVKGRNQARSRYGAKKEKK; this is translated from the coding sequence TTGCCTACTATCAACCAGCTCGTCCGTAAGGGTCGGCAGGACAAGACCACCAAGGTCACCACGCCGGCACTTAAGGGCAGCCCCCAGCGACGCGGTGTTTGCACCCGCGTCTACACCACCACCCCGAAGAAGCCGAACTCGGCGCTGCGCAAGGTCGCTCGTGTGAAGCTGACCTCCGGCATCGAGGTCACCGCGTACATCCCGGGTGTGGGCCACAACCTGCAGGAGCACTCGATCGTGCTCGTGCGCGGCGGCCGTGTGAAGGACCTTCCCGGTGTCCGCTACAAGATCATCCGCGGCGCCCTCGACACGCAGGGCGTGAAGGGCCGCAACCAGGCTCGTTCCCGTTACGGCGCGAAGAAGGAGAAGAAGTAA
- the rpsG gene encoding 30S ribosomal protein S7, whose translation MPRKGPAPKRPLVVDPVYGSPVVTQLVNKILLDGKKSIAERIVYGALEGCREKTGTDPVVTLKRALDNIKPSLEVKSRRVGGATYQVPVEVKPGRATTLSMRWLVGYSRQRREKTMTERLMNEILDASNGLGAAVKRREDTHKMAESNRAFAHYRW comes from the coding sequence ATGCCTCGTAAGGGCCCTGCTCCGAAGCGCCCCCTCGTCGTCGACCCGGTCTACGGTTCGCCGGTCGTGACCCAGTTGGTCAACAAGATCCTGCTGGACGGCAAGAAGTCCATCGCCGAGCGCATCGTCTACGGCGCGCTCGAGGGCTGCCGTGAGAAGACGGGCACCGACCCGGTCGTCACGCTGAAGCGTGCGCTCGACAACATCAAGCCGAGCCTCGAGGTGAAGTCCCGCCGCGTCGGTGGTGCCACCTACCAGGTTCCGGTCGAGGTCAAGCCGGGCCGCGCCACCACGCTGTCCATGCGTTGGTTGGTCGGCTACAGCCGTCAGCGTCGCGAGAAGACGATGACCGAGCGCCTCATGAACGAGATCCTGGACGCGTCCAACGGTCTCGGTGCCGCCGTCAAGCGTCGTGAAGACACGCACAAGATGGCCGAGTCGAACCGCGCGTTCGCTCACTACCGCTGGTAA